Proteins from a single region of Limosilactobacillus fermentum:
- a CDS encoding dihydrolipoyl dehydrogenase family protein yields MELYDYILLGTGPAGYKLAKGLAGDNHRILAVEPNLFGGTCPNVGCEPKIFLEGAVRAALATTNLVGKGIDQAATVDWATLMKTKKARFDSWPSETKAIYEQLPGVTVKVGAGRFTGPHTVAVGDEKFAGDQIVIATGARPHRLDFPGSELTHDSTDVLSLDQLPATTTIIGGGYVAMELATLLAAAGSQVTLLIRGDRVLKNFAQGNVRRLVKEMTGRGIRFAFNTSPAELKPQDGRLTLITNNGNALTTDYVIDATGRIPNVEALNLAAAGIEYDRHGIAVDENLQTSFAGVYAVGDVVNRPWPKLTPVAERQADYLLTRFGHDDPTAPFNLPVVASAVFSYPTLAQAGVNPDEATAGQHVEEFDWGGSSLYAGQNEHPHYICVYDNQDRLVGISALGAGAADDVNAVLPAIGLGLSRAQWQAAMIEAYPTTGDKVAALLK; encoded by the coding sequence ATGGAACTTTATGACTACATTTTGCTCGGAACTGGTCCGGCCGGCTACAAGCTAGCTAAGGGCTTGGCTGGCGATAACCACCGAATTCTGGCGGTCGAACCCAACTTGTTTGGCGGGACCTGCCCCAATGTGGGGTGCGAGCCCAAGATCTTTTTGGAGGGGGCCGTTCGCGCCGCCTTGGCCACCACCAATCTAGTGGGTAAGGGGATTGATCAGGCGGCCACCGTCGATTGGGCTACCTTGATGAAGACCAAGAAGGCCCGCTTTGACTCTTGGCCCAGCGAAACCAAGGCGATCTACGAACAGTTGCCGGGGGTGACCGTTAAGGTGGGCGCCGGCCGGTTTACCGGGCCGCACACGGTTGCCGTGGGGGACGAGAAATTCGCCGGCGACCAGATTGTGATCGCCACCGGGGCCCGTCCGCACCGGCTGGATTTCCCGGGCAGCGAGCTAACCCACGATTCCACCGACGTCTTGTCCCTGGACCAGTTGCCGGCCACCACGACGATCATCGGCGGCGGCTACGTGGCCATGGAGTTGGCCACCCTGTTAGCGGCGGCTGGTAGCCAGGTGACCCTACTGATCCGCGGCGACCGGGTGCTGAAAAACTTCGCCCAGGGAAACGTGCGGCGGCTAGTCAAGGAAATGACGGGGCGGGGGATCCGCTTTGCCTTCAACACCAGCCCCGCTGAACTCAAGCCACAAGATGGGCGCCTTACTTTAATTACTAACAATGGCAACGCCCTGACGACCGACTATGTCATCGACGCCACCGGACGGATCCCCAACGTCGAAGCGCTGAACCTGGCGGCGGCCGGGATCGAATACGACCGCCACGGGATCGCGGTCGACGAAAACCTCCAGACCAGCTTTGCCGGCGTCTACGCGGTGGGCGACGTGGTTAACCGGCCGTGGCCCAAGCTAACCCCGGTTGCTGAGCGCCAAGCCGACTACCTGCTAACCCGCTTTGGCCACGATGACCCAACGGCGCCCTTCAACCTACCGGTGGTGGCCAGCGCCGTCTTTTCTTACCCGACCCTAGCCCAGGCCGGGGTCAACCCCGATGAAGCAACGGCTGGCCAGCACGTTGAAGAATTTGATTGGGGCGGTAGTAGCCTTTACGCCGGGCAAAACGAGCACCCGCACTACATCTGCGTTTACGACAACCAGGACCGCCTGGTCGGGATCAGTGCCCTGGGGGCGGGGGCGGCCGATGATGTCAACGCCGTCCTGCCCGCGATTGGCTTGGGGCTGTCACGGGCCCAGTGGCAAGCGGCCATGATCGAGGCCTACCCAACGACCGGGGATAAGGTGGCGGCGTTGCTGAAATAA
- a CDS encoding biotin-dependent carboxyltransferase family protein, with translation MSLRVLKPGLQTTVQDLGRPNHQIDGFPTSGVMDQPAAITANLLVGNPASAAVLEFFMAGPTVEFTVSTFIALGGADFKATLNDQPVDPNRCYQVHEGDRLAIGHAASGRIGYLAVTGGLQVAPVLGSRSTTLRLQLGGYSGRPLQAGDDLPIEEHLTLPGYYHRHTKGAAPVSKDTTATISVLKGPQWDWFDPASRESFLDTTYTVSNQSDRMGYRLSGPTLPVPDQSMLSAATVMGAIQIPASGQPIVLMADRQTTGGYPLLAVITSADLPTFTQLAPGQTVQFNLIDQAEAQTRLEEGRRTINQLAQKLRSAAFLPPYGITRVANQRIATLFEEE, from the coding sequence TTGAGTTTACGCGTACTAAAACCGGGCCTGCAGACTACCGTTCAGGACCTCGGGCGCCCTAACCACCAGATCGACGGCTTCCCCACCTCGGGGGTAATGGACCAACCCGCCGCCATCACGGCCAACTTATTGGTTGGTAACCCCGCTTCCGCCGCCGTCTTGGAATTCTTCATGGCCGGCCCGACGGTCGAGTTTACGGTCAGCACCTTTATCGCCCTTGGTGGGGCCGACTTTAAGGCAACCTTAAACGACCAGCCCGTCGACCCCAACCGCTGTTACCAGGTCCACGAGGGCGACCGGCTCGCTATCGGCCACGCCGCTAGCGGTCGGATCGGCTACCTCGCCGTGACCGGTGGCCTCCAGGTCGCCCCGGTGCTGGGGTCGCGTTCCACCACCCTGCGCCTGCAGTTGGGCGGCTACTCGGGCCGGCCCCTGCAAGCCGGCGACGACCTGCCGATTGAAGAACACTTAACCCTGCCCGGCTACTACCACCGCCACACGAAGGGTGCCGCACCGGTTTCAAAAGACACCACCGCTACCATCAGCGTGTTAAAGGGTCCCCAGTGGGACTGGTTTGACCCGGCCAGCCGGGAGTCCTTTTTGGACACCACCTACACCGTTAGCAACCAATCCGACCGGATGGGCTACCGGCTCAGCGGCCCGACCCTGCCGGTGCCGGACCAAAGCATGCTGTCGGCGGCGACCGTAATGGGGGCGATCCAGATCCCGGCCAGCGGCCAACCGATCGTCCTGATGGCCGACCGGCAAACCACCGGCGGTTACCCCCTTTTAGCCGTGATCACCAGCGCCGACTTGCCGACCTTCACCCAGCTGGCCCCGGGGCAAACCGTTCAGTTTAACTTAATTGACCAAGCAGAAGCCCAAACCCGCTTGGAAGAGGGGCGCCGAACCATTAACCAGCTGGCCCAGAAACTGCGCTCGGCCGCCTTTTTACCGCCCTACGGAATTACCCGGGTGGCCAACCAGCGGATCGCCACTTTATTTGAGGAGGAGTAA
- a CDS encoding LamB/YcsF family protein — MTRIDLNSDLGESFGRYTIGNDDQVLDLITAANVACGFHAGDPDVMAQTVALAETKGVAIGAHPGFPDLGGFGRRKLDMAPAEVKNMVTYQVSALMGFTKDHRLHHVKPHGALYNAAAKDLALARAICEGVAQVDDQLPLYGLAGSQLLVAAKEVGLPAYSEVFADRGYQADGSLVPRSQPNAVLTDPLAVAERALSMVQTQSVTAVTGETVPLKVDTICVHGDNQAALALVDQLRQTFTANGITIQAC; from the coding sequence ATGACGAGGATTGATTTAAACAGCGACCTGGGTGAAAGCTTCGGCCGCTACACGATTGGTAACGACGACCAGGTGCTGGACCTGATCACGGCCGCCAACGTCGCCTGCGGTTTCCACGCCGGCGACCCCGACGTGATGGCCCAGACCGTCGCCCTGGCCGAGACCAAGGGGGTCGCGATCGGCGCCCACCCCGGCTTCCCTGACCTGGGGGGCTTTGGCCGCCGCAAGTTAGACATGGCGCCCGCCGAGGTCAAAAACATGGTGACCTACCAAGTCAGCGCCTTAATGGGCTTTACCAAAGACCACCGCCTCCACCACGTTAAACCCCACGGCGCCCTGTACAACGCCGCCGCTAAGGACTTAGCCCTGGCCCGGGCCATCTGCGAGGGGGTCGCCCAAGTTGACGACCAACTGCCCCTCTATGGCCTGGCAGGCAGCCAACTCCTGGTGGCCGCCAAGGAAGTCGGCCTCCCCGCTTATTCGGAGGTCTTTGCCGACCGGGGCTACCAGGCAGATGGTTCCCTAGTGCCCCGTAGCCAACCCAACGCCGTCTTGACCGACCCGCTGGCCGTGGCCGAGCGGGCCCTTTCGATGGTCCAAACCCAGTCGGTAACCGCCGTGACTGGGGAAACGGTGCCGCTCAAAGTCGACACCATCTGCGTGCACGGTGACAACCAGGCCGCCTTAGCCCTGGTGGACCAGCTACGCCAAACCTTTACCGCCAACGGAATTACCATTCAAGCATGTTAG
- a CDS encoding acetyl-CoA carboxylase biotin carboxylase subunit, translating into MANRLFKSNNSRSRWPFHKVLIANRGEIAVRIIRTCRVLGLATVAVYSTTDAKALHVKLADEAVCIGPGSAEKSYLNISALIGAALVTGADAVHPGFGFLSESVAFARACQDNDLTFIGPSPETIALLGDKEAARLTMRRAGLPLVKGSQEPLHDLATALAQAEEVGYPVMLKAAAGGGGKGMRIIRNAEEMEAKFAVAQDEARASFNDDQMYLEQYLAHPRHIEVQVIGDQYGNALALGERDCTIQARHQKVIEEAPAAVLPAPVREAMLAQSEQAAAQLKYEGLGTIEFLYNEDGSYYFMEMNTRIQVEHPITELTTRVDLVESQFLVAAGAQLKAERPASVGYAIECRVNALTPGKITALHLPGGPGVRVDTALYQGYTVPSNYDGMIAKLIVYGERRQRALQQMQAVIDETVIDGIKTNLDLLIEILQAPAFQRLTTTVNWLDDQMNPNQKEEQDDED; encoded by the coding sequence ATGGCCAACCGCTTATTCAAATCAAATAATTCCCGCTCCCGCTGGCCCTTCCACAAGGTCTTGATCGCTAACCGGGGCGAAATCGCCGTCCGGATCATCCGGACCTGCCGGGTGCTGGGCCTGGCCACGGTGGCGGTTTATTCGACGACCGACGCCAAGGCCCTCCACGTCAAGTTAGCCGATGAGGCCGTCTGCATCGGGCCGGGGAGCGCCGAGAAGAGTTATTTAAACATCAGCGCCCTGATTGGGGCCGCCTTAGTCACCGGGGCCGACGCCGTCCACCCCGGCTTTGGCTTCCTATCGGAGAGCGTCGCCTTTGCCCGCGCCTGCCAGGACAACGATCTGACCTTCATCGGACCAAGCCCGGAAACGATCGCCCTGCTTGGTGACAAGGAGGCCGCCCGCCTGACGATGCGCCGGGCCGGCTTACCCCTGGTCAAGGGGAGCCAAGAGCCCCTCCACGACTTAGCAACCGCCCTGGCCCAGGCCGAAGAGGTTGGCTACCCGGTGATGCTCAAGGCCGCCGCCGGGGGTGGGGGCAAGGGGATGCGGATCATCCGTAACGCCGAGGAAATGGAGGCCAAGTTCGCCGTCGCCCAGGACGAGGCCCGGGCCTCCTTTAACGACGACCAGATGTACTTAGAACAGTACCTGGCCCACCCGCGCCACATTGAAGTCCAGGTGATTGGTGACCAGTACGGTAACGCCCTGGCCCTGGGTGAACGGGACTGCACGATCCAGGCCCGCCACCAGAAGGTGATTGAAGAGGCGCCGGCCGCCGTCTTACCGGCCCCGGTTCGCGAAGCCATGCTGGCCCAAAGCGAACAGGCCGCCGCCCAGCTCAAGTACGAAGGCTTAGGGACGATCGAGTTCTTGTACAACGAGGACGGTTCCTATTACTTCATGGAAATGAACACCCGGATCCAGGTCGAACACCCCATTACCGAGCTGACCACCAGGGTGGACCTGGTCGAAAGCCAGTTCCTGGTGGCCGCCGGGGCCCAGTTAAAAGCGGAGCGCCCCGCCTCGGTTGGTTACGCCATCGAGTGCCGGGTCAACGCCCTAACACCGGGTAAGATCACCGCCCTGCACCTACCGGGAGGGCCGGGCGTCCGGGTCGACACCGCCCTTTACCAGGGCTACACGGTACCGAGTAACTACGACGGGATGATCGCCAAGCTGATCGTCTACGGTGAACGGCGGCAACGGGCCCTGCAACAGATGCAAGCGGTGATCGACGAAACGGTGATCGACGGCATCAAGACCAACTTAGACCTCTTGATTGAGATCTTACAGGCGCCGGCCTTCCAGCGCCTGACCACCACCGTTAACTGGTTAGACGACCAAATGAACCCGAACCAAAAGGAGGAGCAAGATGACGAGGATTGA
- the pxpB gene encoding 5-oxoprolinase subunit PxpB — protein MDSYQLTPLGDQALVITLGDSIDPVVNRRLQTLIKEIRQANLPGIVALIPAYSTLTVTYDGIVTNYDKLSHTLKPLIDSSLSAPLATPTTWLIPVRYGGDGGPDLADVANFADQSTGEVVQAHTDQDYLIYFLGFLPGFAYMGSVDDKIAMPRLAKPRLEIPAGSVGIAGKQTGFYPVASPGGWRIIGQTPLNLYDPAHPQSFYSAGDRVRFFAVTDHEFDLIKTDVANGTYQVKAVN, from the coding sequence ATGGATTCTTACCAATTAACCCCGCTGGGCGACCAAGCCCTGGTGATTACCCTGGGCGATTCAATCGACCCGGTCGTCAACCGGCGCTTACAAACCCTGATTAAAGAAATCCGCCAGGCCAACCTACCCGGCATCGTGGCCCTCATCCCGGCTTATTCGACTTTAACCGTTACCTACGATGGCATCGTCACGAATTACGACAAGCTCAGCCACACCCTCAAGCCCCTGATCGATTCCTCCCTGAGCGCCCCCTTAGCCACGCCCACTACCTGGCTAATTCCGGTCCGTTACGGTGGGGATGGGGGGCCGGACCTCGCCGACGTCGCTAATTTTGCTGACCAGAGCACCGGCGAGGTTGTTCAAGCCCATACCGACCAGGACTACCTGATCTACTTCCTCGGCTTTTTACCCGGCTTTGCCTACATGGGTAGCGTCGATGACAAAATCGCCATGCCCCGCTTAGCTAAGCCGCGGCTGGAAATCCCCGCCGGTAGCGTCGGGATTGCCGGCAAGCAGACCGGCTTTTACCCGGTGGCTTCCCCGGGGGGCTGGCGAATCATCGGCCAGACCCCGCTGAACTTGTACGATCCTGCCCACCCGCAGAGCTTTTACTCCGCCGGCGACCGGGTCCGCTTCTTTGCCGTGACCGACCACGAGTTTGACCTGATCAAAACCGACGTGGCCAACGGTACCTACCAAGTAAAGGCGGTGAATTAA
- a CDS encoding NRAMP family divalent metal transporter, with protein MQETTDHRRTVRNAAIGGAFLMAMSAVGPGFLTQTATFTQREGANFGFAILMCIIVDVIVQLNIWRVIIVSGKRAQMIANDVFPGLGYFLSLLVAIGGLFFNIGNVAGAGLGLNVLFGIPTIWGAVISAVAAVLILVMKNALKAVDRTVQVLAVIAVLVLLYTLAIMKIPYGTAVSHTFMPTKVNFYSILTIVGGTVGGYISFAGGHRLLEGGAQGTKDLGAVNLGALSGIGLASVIRIVLFLTGLAVVLGGGTLDAANPAATIFKVAAGTFGYKFFGLLLFAAGMSSVIGSTFTSISFLDYTSRKNENTDHNRHYKMAITIGFIAFATLIFCFVGQPATVLVVVGAINGFILPIALGILLVASRKIKIMGAGYHHPAWLTWTGWLVVIFMAYAGINTVLNLL; from the coding sequence ATGCAAGAAACGACTGATCACCGCCGTACCGTTCGCAACGCCGCGATTGGGGGCGCCTTTTTAATGGCCATGTCGGCCGTGGGGCCCGGCTTTTTAACCCAAACCGCTACCTTTACCCAACGGGAAGGGGCTAACTTCGGTTTCGCCATCCTGATGTGTATCATCGTCGACGTCATCGTCCAGCTCAACATCTGGCGCGTCATCATCGTCTCCGGAAAGCGGGCCCAAATGATCGCTAACGACGTCTTCCCCGGCCTGGGCTACTTCTTATCCCTGCTCGTGGCGATCGGGGGGCTCTTTTTCAACATCGGAAACGTCGCCGGGGCCGGCCTGGGGCTCAACGTCTTGTTTGGGATCCCGACCATTTGGGGCGCCGTAATTTCGGCCGTCGCCGCCGTCTTGATCTTAGTGATGAAAAACGCCCTGAAGGCCGTCGACCGGACCGTCCAGGTGCTGGCGGTCATCGCCGTCTTGGTCCTCTTGTACACGCTGGCGATCATGAAGATCCCGTACGGGACGGCCGTTAGCCACACCTTTATGCCGACCAAGGTTAACTTCTACTCGATCCTGACGATTGTCGGCGGGACCGTCGGGGGGTACATCTCCTTTGCCGGGGGGCACCGGCTCTTAGAAGGGGGCGCCCAGGGGACCAAAGACCTCGGTGCCGTCAACCTCGGCGCCCTGTCCGGAATCGGGTTAGCCTCCGTGATCCGGATCGTCCTCTTCTTGACCGGGTTAGCCGTGGTCTTAGGTGGTGGCACCCTAGACGCCGCCAACCCCGCCGCCACGATCTTTAAGGTCGCGGCCGGTACCTTTGGCTACAAGTTCTTTGGCCTCTTACTCTTTGCGGCCGGGATGTCCTCGGTGATCGGTTCAACCTTTACCTCGATCTCGTTCTTGGACTACACCAGCCGTAAAAACGAAAACACCGACCACAACCGCCACTACAAGATGGCGATCACGATCGGCTTCATTGCCTTTGCGACGTTGATCTTCTGCTTTGTCGGCCAACCGGCTACCGTCCTGGTGGTCGTTGGGGCGATCAACGGTTTCATCTTACCAATCGCCTTAGGGATCCTGCTGGTGGCCTCCCGCAAGATCAAGATCATGGGGGCAGGCTACCACCACCCCGCTTGGTTGACTTGGACCGGCTGGCTGGTCGTTATCTTCATGGCTTACGCCGGGATTAACACGGTATTAAACCTATTGTAA
- the trxA gene encoding thioredoxin: MAVAETTDATFEQDTNSGVVLTDFWATWCGPCRMQSPIVETVADDMAGQVTVNKLDVDANPQTAAAFGVMSIPTLLIKKDGQVVDKLIGLHTKDQIEDTLKKYL; the protein is encoded by the coding sequence ATGGCAGTAGCAGAAACCACTGACGCAACTTTTGAACAAGACACGAACTCCGGGGTCGTTTTAACCGACTTCTGGGCAACCTGGTGTGGCCCGTGCCGGATGCAATCCCCAATCGTGGAAACCGTCGCCGATGACATGGCCGGCCAAGTGACCGTCAACAAGCTCGACGTCGACGCTAACCCACAAACGGCGGCCGCCTTTGGCGTGATGAGCATCCCGACCCTGCTGATCAAAAAGGACGGCCAAGTTGTCGACAAGCTGATCGGTTTGCACACCAAGGACCAGATTGAAGACACGCTGAAGAAGTACTTGTAA
- a CDS encoding LytTR family transcriptional regulator, with product MAQEHTYIAIDLKSFYASAECAAHGLDPLNANLVVADASRTDKTICLAVSPALKSFGVPGRPRLFEVNQQVDRVNRQRAAKFANRRLAKTRSIYKDELESRTGLRVDFMIVPPRMRYYLQVSAKIYEIYLRFIPPEKIHVYSIDEVFIDATDYLATHHESAHALAKKMIQAIQAEFGITATAGIGTNLYLAKVAMDIVAKKIPGDADGVRIVAMTEQDYRRLLWAHQPLTDFWRIGRGYARRLEKLGLHTMGDIARCSLGTLSDPQNEEVLYREFGKHAQLLINHAWGYEAATIEDIKNYRASEHGIYSGQVLMKPYTIPQARQVISEMSADLSLQLVKRHALTNQIALLLSYDVKSISYASNYHGPIVTDFYGRQVPKPDHGGANLPDLTSSPRELRGAFLDLYDRIANRDLLIRKVTVIANHLVDEEEAAKQVRTEQLNLFEDPHQKVAEQQSAQSTRDQEHEVQELVLKLQEQYGKNAIIRAADLLDGSTTRKRNDEIGGHKA from the coding sequence GTGGCCCAAGAGCACACCTACATCGCCATTGATTTGAAGTCCTTTTACGCCTCGGCGGAGTGCGCCGCCCACGGGTTGGATCCCTTAAACGCCAACCTAGTCGTGGCCGACGCCTCGCGGACCGACAAGACGATCTGCCTAGCTGTTTCCCCGGCCCTAAAGTCGTTTGGCGTCCCCGGCCGGCCACGCCTATTTGAAGTTAACCAGCAAGTCGACCGGGTCAACCGCCAGCGGGCCGCTAAGTTTGCCAACCGGCGCCTAGCCAAGACCCGGTCGATCTACAAGGACGAACTGGAAAGCCGCACCGGCCTGCGGGTCGATTTCATGATCGTGCCCCCGCGGATGCGCTACTACCTCCAGGTGTCGGCTAAGATCTACGAGATTTACCTCCGCTTCATCCCGCCGGAAAAAATCCACGTCTACTCGATCGATGAGGTCTTCATCGACGCCACCGATTACTTGGCCACCCACCACGAATCGGCCCACGCACTGGCCAAAAAGATGATCCAAGCGATCCAGGCCGAATTTGGGATCACCGCCACCGCCGGGATCGGCACCAACCTCTACCTGGCCAAGGTCGCCATGGACATCGTGGCCAAAAAGATCCCCGGCGACGCTGACGGGGTACGGATCGTGGCGATGACCGAACAAGATTACCGCCGCCTCCTGTGGGCTCACCAACCCCTGACCGACTTTTGGCGGATCGGCCGCGGGTACGCCCGCCGGCTAGAAAAGCTTGGCCTCCACACGATGGGCGACATCGCCCGGTGCTCCTTAGGCACCCTGTCGGACCCGCAAAACGAGGAGGTCTTGTACCGCGAGTTTGGCAAGCACGCCCAGCTCCTAATCAACCACGCCTGGGGCTACGAGGCCGCCACGATCGAAGACATTAAAAACTACCGGGCCAGCGAACACGGCATTTACTCCGGCCAAGTACTGATGAAACCCTACACGATCCCCCAAGCCCGCCAGGTGATCAGCGAGATGAGCGCCGACCTGTCCTTGCAGCTGGTCAAGCGCCACGCTTTGACCAACCAGATCGCCCTGCTCCTCTCCTACGACGTAAAGAGCATCTCCTACGCCAGCAACTACCACGGCCCGATCGTAACCGACTTTTACGGCCGCCAGGTTCCCAAGCCCGATCACGGCGGTGCCAACTTACCCGACCTCACCTCTTCGCCCCGGGAGCTGCGGGGCGCCTTTTTGGACCTCTACGACCGCATCGCCAACCGGGACCTCTTAATCCGTAAGGTAACGGTGATCGCCAATCACTTAGTCGATGAAGAAGAGGCCGCCAAACAGGTCCGTACCGAGCAGTTAAACCTGTTTGAAGACCCCCACCAAAAGGTAGCGGAACAACAAAGCGCCCAGTCGACCCGCGACCAGGAGCACGAGGTCCAAGAACTAGTGTTAAAGCTACAAGAACAGTATGGTAAAAACGCCATTATCCGGGCCGCCGACCTCTTAGACGGGTCGACCACCCGTAAGCGCAACGACGAGATTGGGGGCCACAAGGCATGA
- a CDS encoding acetyl-CoA carboxylase biotin carboxyl carrier protein codes for MNIDEPTLDALSKLLDKYHLSELTYQTGDQKITLKKEAPAPVTPAVSAPAPHAAPPVRAPHLEASGTTIDAPTVGVFYTAKSPQDPPFVSVGDTVKVGQVVGVIEAMKAFTDVVADVEGTVAAVLVNNEEGVEYGQPLIQIK; via the coding sequence ATGAACATCGATGAACCAACCCTAGACGCCCTAAGCAAGCTCTTGGATAAGTACCACCTAAGCGAGCTAACCTACCAAACCGGCGACCAGAAGATCACCCTCAAAAAAGAGGCCCCGGCACCGGTCACCCCGGCAGTTAGCGCACCGGCTCCCCACGCAGCCCCGCCAGTCCGGGCGCCGCACCTCGAAGCCAGTGGTACCACGATCGACGCCCCGACCGTCGGCGTCTTTTACACCGCTAAGTCACCCCAGGACCCGCCCTTTGTTTCCGTTGGCGACACCGTCAAGGTCGGCCAAGTCGTCGGCGTGATCGAGGCGATGAAGGCCTTTACCGACGTGGTGGCCGACGTCGAGGGAACGGTGGCGGCCGTCCTAGTCAATAACGAGGAGGGGGTTGAGTATGGCCAACCGCTTATTCAAATCAAATAA
- a CDS encoding MFS transporter gives MTKYRLQAVLFVMVAFMLGCNEYMIVGVLPDIKGEFGTPLATLGYLVTVFAGVYALLTPVLTTIASRFRRYDILLVYMAIFLVGNTWTALAGGFWSLLLSRILTASVSGAIISLVLILAAQLAPREKRAGLVSWVFAGFSIASIIGIPIGTMISTTFSWHDSFWMVTGIATLVLIGLALLVPREDTATKGSLLAQFSLLKDARILLGVGLVVSVCAGQYTFYTYIRPLLSTMMGFSISTLNWILLGMGVAFIIGNKFGGYLADMGGIKQLPHIYFMMTCLLLMMAPLFHFPWLDVLAIALICVAIACYGASTQLMFLDIAERDYPQSLELASSLNSIFANIGISLGSFTAAETVGFLGLTHVGNVGAVYGVLAVLAALFLRRRYQSAQY, from the coding sequence ATGACCAAGTACCGGCTGCAGGCCGTTTTATTTGTGATGGTGGCCTTTATGCTAGGCTGCAACGAGTACATGATCGTGGGGGTCTTGCCAGACATTAAGGGTGAATTTGGCACCCCACTGGCCACCTTAGGTTATTTGGTGACCGTTTTTGCCGGGGTGTACGCCCTGTTGACGCCGGTCTTGACCACCATAGCGAGCCGTTTTCGCCGCTATGACATCTTATTGGTTTACATGGCCATCTTCTTGGTCGGCAACACCTGGACGGCGCTGGCCGGGGGTTTTTGGTCACTGCTCTTGTCGCGGATTTTGACGGCGAGCGTGTCCGGGGCGATCATCTCCCTAGTTTTAATCTTAGCGGCCCAACTGGCCCCGCGCGAGAAGCGGGCCGGGCTAGTTTCCTGGGTCTTTGCTGGCTTTTCGATCGCCTCGATCATCGGGATTCCGATCGGCACGATGATCAGCACCACCTTTTCTTGGCACGATTCCTTTTGGATGGTGACCGGGATCGCCACCCTGGTTTTGATCGGCTTGGCGCTTTTGGTGCCACGCGAAGACACCGCCACCAAGGGGAGTCTCTTGGCCCAGTTTAGCCTTTTGAAGGACGCCCGGATCCTATTAGGGGTCGGGTTGGTCGTGAGCGTCTGCGCCGGCCAATACACCTTTTACACCTACATCCGGCCGCTGTTGTCAACGATGATGGGCTTTTCGATCAGTACCCTGAACTGGATCTTGCTGGGGATGGGGGTCGCCTTTATCATCGGCAACAAGTTTGGCGGTTACCTAGCCGACATGGGCGGGATCAAGCAACTGCCCCACATCTACTTTATGATGACTTGCTTGTTATTGATGATGGCGCCGCTCTTCCACTTTCCGTGGTTGGACGTTTTGGCCATCGCCCTGATTTGCGTGGCTATCGCTTGTTATGGGGCGTCCACCCAGCTGATGTTTTTAGACATCGCCGAAAGGGACTACCCGCAGTCTTTGGAGCTGGCTTCGTCTTTAAACTCGATCTTTGCTAACATCGGGATTTCCCTGGGATCCTTTACGGCGGCCGAAACGGTGGGCTTCTTAGGCCTGACCCACGTCGGTAACGTCGGGGCGGTCTACGGGGTGTTGGCGGTCCTGGCCGCCTTATTCTTACGCCGGCGCTACCAGAGCGCACAATACTAA
- a CDS encoding MerR family transcriptional regulator, whose amino-acid sequence MEAIKEHTYQIGEVARKYHLSVATLRYYDQEGLIPGLGKSASGVRQFTDENLGALDVVECLKNAGMSIKDIKVFMELASQGDATLAERQAMFYDLKQRLQAKLATLEETMKMVDFKCAYYTQAVADGTERYVKEAMHRVD is encoded by the coding sequence ATGGAAGCAATTAAGGAACACACTTACCAAATCGGCGAGGTCGCCCGTAAGTACCACCTTTCCGTGGCCACCCTGCGTTACTACGACCAGGAGGGCCTGATCCCCGGCTTGGGTAAGTCGGCCAGCGGGGTGCGCCAGTTCACCGACGAAAACCTCGGCGCCCTAGACGTGGTCGAGTGCCTGAAAAACGCCGGGATGTCAATCAAAGACATCAAGGTCTTCATGGAATTAGCCAGCCAGGGGGACGCCACCTTAGCGGAGCGCCAGGCGATGTTTTACGACCTCAAACAGCGGCTGCAAGCCAAGCTAGCCACCCTAGAGGAGACGATGAAGATGGTCGACTTCAAGTGCGCTTACTACACCCAGGCGGTGGCCGACGGGACCGAACGCTACGTTAAAGAAGCGATGCACCGGGTGGACTAG